In a single window of the Thiohalophilus sp. genome:
- a CDS encoding nitric oxide reductase activation protein NorD, which yields MSINLDEYKEYLQEAAPEVRDTFESTFHEASRVMSPAGLRDYLEGAKGLCNLGRGKDVVISYLQEMPLVVKECGEDVIPEIVAAAMKLSSMTSGEVISLMFSSLPTAARRLGDPELLRGYLGLLHQLSAKASRGLRPMLQHIDELLSKLTLSGLKRWALYGAEAYRKDLNNLVNYFNLDTQDSLAMLQKERRGTLFVDTQRKLNFYLRALWGRDFFVRPAAADHEGFKPYIDHHVLHLPDAVDPIGEISGLELYRAIAAHLAAHVCYTSSRISAEGLSPAQMFFIGLVEDARVEYHAMQAFPGLRNLWEALMSIEYEGRAEHPTVPVLERFAHMLLDPAVKSDDEALNALAEKFHTNIEENKDNNSFSWHIGLELFNLFAERKDVPSLRILEQIRIPYRDDNRFVWEFEELNWEEGIEYIPASQRQVRKTVSVMEMVNELDCELAGDDAQEIWRLETPFWLDQEGCTINELEGKEAISDPFHYQEWDYQVQLNRPDWVTLYEHRPKKGDPEEIEDILLEYKPIAFRIKQIIDMLQPEGVQRMRNMEDGDEIDINAAIDAMIAIRMGEQPNPRITMRNVIQTRDLAVAVLLDLSESTNETVEGSDKTVLQLTKEACALVATAINGIGDPFAIHGFASDGRHDVQYMRFKDFNQHFNDEVKSRLAGMQGGLSTRMGAAMRHAGQHLLRQQQHKKLLLLVTDGEPADIDERDPQHLRHDTKKAVEELYTRGVITYCLTLDPDADNYVKRIFGANNYTIVDHVDRLPEKLPMLFASLTK from the coding sequence ATGTCTATCAATCTTGACGAATATAAAGAATATTTGCAGGAAGCCGCGCCGGAAGTGCGGGACACGTTTGAAAGCACGTTTCACGAAGCGTCCCGTGTCATGTCGCCGGCCGGTTTGCGCGATTACCTGGAAGGTGCCAAGGGCCTGTGCAACCTGGGCCGGGGCAAGGATGTGGTCATATCCTATCTGCAAGAGATGCCCCTGGTGGTCAAGGAGTGCGGCGAGGATGTGATTCCGGAAATCGTCGCCGCCGCCATGAAGCTCTCTTCGATGACCTCGGGCGAGGTGATCTCGCTGATGTTCTCCAGCCTGCCCACCGCCGCACGGCGCCTGGGCGATCCGGAACTGCTGCGCGGCTATCTGGGGCTGCTGCATCAGTTGTCCGCCAAGGCTTCACGCGGCCTGCGTCCGATGCTGCAACATATCGATGAGCTGCTGAGCAAACTGACCCTCTCCGGTCTCAAGCGCTGGGCCCTGTACGGTGCCGAGGCCTATCGCAAGGATCTCAACAACCTGGTCAACTACTTCAACCTGGACACCCAGGACAGTCTGGCCATGCTGCAGAAGGAACGCCGCGGCACGCTGTTCGTGGATACCCAGCGCAAGCTGAACTTCTATCTGCGCGCCCTGTGGGGCCGCGACTTCTTCGTGCGCCCGGCGGCCGCCGATCACGAAGGCTTCAAGCCCTATATCGATCATCATGTGCTGCACCTGCCCGACGCGGTCGATCCCATCGGCGAGATCAGCGGCCTGGAACTGTACCGCGCCATCGCCGCGCACCTGGCGGCGCATGTCTGCTACACCAGCTCGCGCATTTCCGCCGAAGGGCTGAGCCCGGCGCAGATGTTTTTCATCGGTCTGGTCGAGGATGCGCGGGTCGAATATCACGCCATGCAGGCTTTCCCCGGTCTCAGAAATCTGTGGGAGGCGCTGATGTCGATCGAGTACGAGGGCCGGGCCGAACACCCGACCGTGCCGGTGCTGGAACGCTTTGCCCACATGCTGCTGGACCCCGCCGTCAAATCCGACGACGAAGCACTCAATGCCCTGGCGGAGAAATTCCATACCAATATCGAAGAGAACAAGGACAACAACAGCTTCTCCTGGCACATCGGTCTCGAGCTGTTCAATCTCTTTGCCGAACGCAAGGACGTTCCCAGCCTGCGTATTCTGGAGCAGATCCGCATTCCCTATCGTGACGACAACCGTTTCGTCTGGGAATTCGAGGAGCTGAACTGGGAAGAAGGGATCGAATACATTCCGGCCAGCCAGCGCCAGGTCAGAAAAACCGTCAGTGTCATGGAAATGGTCAACGAACTCGACTGCGAGCTGGCCGGTGACGATGCCCAGGAGATCTGGCGCCTGGAAACGCCCTTCTGGCTCGATCAGGAAGGCTGCACCATCAACGAGCTGGAAGGCAAGGAGGCGATCTCCGATCCTTTCCACTATCAGGAATGGGATTACCAGGTGCAGCTGAACCGTCCCGACTGGGTCACGCTCTACGAGCACCGCCCGAAAAAAGGCGATCCCGAAGAGATCGAGGACATTCTGCTCGAATACAAACCGATTGCCTTTCGGATCAAGCAGATCATCGATATGTTGCAGCCCGAGGGCGTGCAGCGCATGCGCAACATGGAAGACGGCGACGAGATCGACATCAATGCCGCCATCGACGCCATGATCGCCATTCGCATGGGCGAGCAGCCCAACCCACGCATCACCATGCGCAATGTCATCCAGACCCGCGACCTGGCCGTCGCGGTACTGCTGGATCTCTCCGAGTCCACCAACGAAACCGTGGAAGGCTCGGACAAGACCGTCCTGCAGCTGACCAAGGAAGCCTGTGCACTGGTAGCCACTGCTATCAACGGTATCGGTGATCCCTTTGCCATTCACGGCTTTGCCTCCGACGGTCGGCATGATGTGCAGTACATGCGCTTCAAGGATTTCAACCAGCACTTTAACGACGAGGTTAAATCGCGTCTGGCCGGCATGCAGGGCGGGCTTTCCACCCGCATGGGAGCCGCCATGCGCCACGCCGGACAACACCTTCTGCGCCAGCAACAGCACAAAAAACTGTTATTACTGGTGAC